Proteins encoded together in one Coffea arabica cultivar ET-39 chromosome 2c, Coffea Arabica ET-39 HiFi, whole genome shotgun sequence window:
- the LOC113733279 gene encoding light-sensor Protein kinase-like yields MEQFRQIGEVIGSLKALMVFQDDIQINQRQCCLLVDMMNRAYKTIAKEMQQNLRFEEKSTKWKVLESPLRELLRIIREGEIYIRQCLETKDWWVKAIRLYQNSDCVEFHIHNLLCCIPIVIEAIEIAGEMSGWDQDEIQKKRLLYSLKYRKDCKDPRIFQWKFGNEYLVSQDFCNRLHSVWDEDRWVLLRKLQEIQISGSVSSTKQEQRLADLLLKNLSVSGPVEEKLLPSSTLVSSKDYQVRRRLGSGSQYKEIQWLGESFALRHFFGDIEPLFPAISQELALTHPNIMHIFCAFTDEERKECFLVMELKNRDLSSHIKEICGPRKRIPFSLPVAVDLMLQIARGMEYLHSKKIYHGDLNPSNILVKSRNINTDGYLHAKVCAFGLPSSVSLPQKSNSNQNGQLPVIWYAPEVLADQEQSGNADNSKYTEKADVYSFGMICFELLTGKVPFEDGHLQGDKMSRNIRAGERPLFPFHLPKYLTNLTKKCWHDDPNQRPSFASICRILRYIKRFLLMNPDHSQPETPVPLVDYSEIETVILRSFPSWAESNILPISEIPFQMFVYRVAEKEKSNISQRENSESGSDASACGDESATVDDPLPSPSERRSSASPETMNRRMLSSKKSADVKPIKQPGTPKGRVRPPPMSSCGRTMRMNSESQLMVMSPRRRASGHVSDSELS; encoded by the exons ATGGAGCAATTCAGGCAGATTGGAGAGGTGATTGGAAGTCTCAAGGCATTGATGGTCTTTCAGGATGACATACAAATTAATCAGCGACAGTGTTGCTTGCTGGTTGACATGATGAATCGTGCTTATAAAACAATTGCCAAGGAGATGCAACAGAACCTGAGATTTGAAGAGAAGAGTACGAAATGGAAGGTGCTTGAGAGTCCCTTAAGAGAGCTCCTCAGGATAATTAGGGAAGGAGAAATTTACATCAGGCAGTGCCTAGAAACGAAGGACTGGTGGGTTAAAGCTATAAGGCTTTATCAGAATTCAGACTGTGTTGAGTTCCATATACATAACCTGCTCTGCTGCATCCCCATTGTTATTGAAGCAATTGAAATTGCTGGAGAAATGTCAGGATGGGATCAAGACGAGATACAAAAGAAGAGACTTCTTTACTCGTTGAAGTATCGAAAAGACTGTAAAGATCCGCGAATCTTTCAGTGGAAGTTTGGTAATGAGTATCTAGTTAGCCAAGATTTCTGCAATAGGTTACATTCAGTGTGGGATGAGGATAGATGGGTTCTGCTGAGAAAACTCCAAGAGATACAAATTTCTGGTTCAGTAAGTTCAACAAAGCAGGAGCAGCGACTCGCTGATCTTCTTCTGAAGAACTTAAGTGTGTCAGGACCAGTTGAAGAGAAGCTCCTGCCTTCCTCCACCTTAGTGAGCTCTAAGGATTACCAGGTCAGGCGGCGCTTAGGAAGTGGAAGCCAGTACAAAGAGATTCAATGGTTGGGTGAAAGCTTTGCTCTGAGACACTTTTTTGGGGACATTGAACCATTGTTTCCAGCAATCTCTCAAGAATTAGCACTTACTCATCCAAATATTATGCATATCTTTTGTGCATTTACTGATGAGGAAAGAAAGGAATGCTTCTTAGTTATGGAACTCAAGAACAGAGATCTTTCCAGTCATATAAAAGAAATTTGTGGACCAAGGAAGCGAATTCCATTTTCTCTTCCTGTTGCAGTTGACCTTATGCTTCAGATTGCAAGAGGAATGGAATATCTCCACTCAAAAAAAATCTATCACGGAGATTTGAATCCTTCAAACATTCTTGTAAAATCCAGAAATATCAATACAGATGGTTACTTGCATGCAAAAGTTTGCGCATTTGGACTTCCCTCCTCTGTCAGCCTTCCTCAGAAATCCAATTCCAATCAGAATGGGCAGCTTCCAGTCATCTGGTACGCTCCAGAGGTGCTAGCAGATCAAGAACAATCAGGCAATGCTGATAACTCCAAGTACACGGAGAAGGCAGATGTGTATAGTTTTGGGATGATTTGCTTTGAGCTTTTAACAGGGAAAGTCCCTTTTGAAGATGGCCATCTCCAAGGAGATAAAATGAGCAGAAACATTAGAGCAGGGGAAAGACCACTATTCCCATTTCACTTGCCAAAATATTTGACGAATTTGACAAAAAAGTGCTGGCACGATGACCCAAACCAACGTCCAAGTTTTGCATCCATCTGCAGAATTCTCCGGTACATAAAGAGATTCTTGTTGATGAACCCTGATCATAGCCAGCCAGAAACCCCAGTGCCACTCGTGGATTACAGTGAAATTGAGACAGTGATCTTGAGGAGCTTTCCTTCTTGGGCAGAATCCAATATATTGCCCATATCAGAGATTCCCTTTCAGATGTTTGTATACAGGGTAGCAGAGAAGGAAAAATCAAATATAAGCCAGAGAGAAAATTCTGAATCAGGAAGTGATGCTTCAGCATGTGGGGATGAAAGTGCAACTGTGGATGATCCATTACCATCACCCTCTGAAAGGAGGTCTAGTGCCTCTCCAGAAACTATGAACAGGAGAATGCTATCGTCCAAAAAATCAGCAGATGTCAAACCCATTAAACAGCCAG GGACACCAAAGGGTCGAGTAAGGCCCCCTCCTATGTCTTCTTGTGGACGGACTATGAGGATGAATTCAGAAAGCCAGTTAATGGTAATGAGTCCAAgacggagagcatctggtcacGTATCAGATTCAGAGCTCTCATAG